The uncultured Treponema sp. genome includes a region encoding these proteins:
- the malQ gene encoding 4-alpha-glucanotransferase — translation MLNKRACGVLMHISSLPGKTGIGTMGKNAYEFVDYLKSADQKYWQILPVCPTSYGDSPYQSFSTFAGNPYFIDFDFLAEQGFLQKSDYENVNWGGNEHYVDYGTLYIERHKVFSIIQKNFNKNIPADFDSFCAENAFWLEDYSLFMAIKDAHGGIAFDFWEEDIRCRKSDALDAWKKKSAERMQYYKMLQYFFFKQWYALKKYANEKGIEIIGDIPIYVAADSSDVWSNPSQFMLDENYKPIEVAGCPPDGFSADGQLWGNPVYNWEYMKQTDYAWWKKRLEKSMAIYDVIRIDHFRGFDSFYCIPYGSTNAKVGVWRQGPGMDLFNSLKKQFGEMPVIAEDLGFLTDSVKQLLKDSGFPGMKVLQFAFDSRETSDYIPYRYTQNCVVYTGTHDNDTILGWTETAAKKDVENAKEYLRVKENRDVVKEMMIAAMSSVANTCILTMQDLIGLGKEARMNIPSTVGNNWKWRATKEQFSEDAKNFLAHFTHLYGRA, via the coding sequence ATGTTGAACAAACGTGCTTGCGGTGTGCTGATGCACATTTCATCTTTGCCTGGAAAAACAGGAATTGGAACAATGGGCAAAAACGCCTATGAGTTTGTTGATTATCTTAAAAGCGCAGACCAAAAGTACTGGCAGATTCTTCCGGTTTGCCCTACAAGCTATGGAGATTCGCCTTACCAGAGCTTTTCTACTTTTGCCGGAAATCCTTACTTTATTGATTTTGATTTTTTGGCGGAACAGGGATTTTTGCAGAAATCCGACTACGAAAATGTAAACTGGGGCGGCAACGAGCATTATGTAGATTACGGAACATTGTACATTGAGCGGCATAAAGTTTTTTCAATAATCCAGAAAAATTTCAATAAAAATATTCCAGCTGATTTTGATTCTTTCTGCGCTGAAAATGCTTTTTGGCTTGAAGACTATTCGCTTTTTATGGCGATAAAAGATGCTCACGGCGGAATTGCATTTGACTTTTGGGAAGAAGACATCCGCTGCAGAAAGTCAGATGCTCTTGATGCTTGGAAAAAGAAATCTGCGGAGCGTATGCAGTACTACAAAATGCTCCAGTATTTCTTCTTTAAGCAGTGGTACGCCCTTAAAAAATATGCGAATGAAAAAGGAATAGAGATTATAGGCGATATTCCGATTTATGTTGCGGCGGACAGTTCCGATGTTTGGTCAAATCCAAGCCAGTTCATGCTTGACGAAAACTACAAGCCAATTGAAGTTGCCGGTTGTCCTCCAGATGGATTTTCTGCGGACGGTCAGCTTTGGGGAAATCCTGTATACAACTGGGAATACATGAAGCAGACTGATTACGCCTGGTGGAAAAAACGTCTTGAAAAAAGCATGGCGATTTACGATGTCATCAGGATTGACCATTTCCGCGGATTTGATTCTTTCTATTGCATTCCTTATGGCTCTACAAATGCGAAAGTTGGCGTTTGGCGTCAGGGACCGGGAATGGACTTGTTCAATTCGCTTAAAAAGCAGTTCGGCGAAATGCCTGTTATTGCGGAAGACCTTGGATTTCTTACAGACAGCGTAAAGCAGCTTTTAAAGGATTCAGGATTCCCTGGAATGAAAGTTCTTCAGTTTGCATTTGATTCCCGCGAAACAAGCGACTACATTCCTTACCGCTACACACAGAATTGCGTTGTTTACACAGGAACTCACGACAACGACACAATTCTTGGCTGGACAGAAACCGCCGCGAAAAAAGACGTGGAAAATGCAAAGGAATATCTTCGTGTAAAAGAAAACCGCGATGTTGTAAAGGAAATGATGATTGCCGCAATGTCGAGCGTTGCAAATACTTGCATTCTTACTATGCAGGATTTGATTGGACTTGGCAAAGAAGCCCGCATGAATATTCCGTCAACAGTTGGAAACAACTGGAAATGGCGCGCAACAAAAGAGCAGTTTTCAGAAGATGCCAAGAATTTCCTTGCGCACTTTACGCATCTCTACGGAAGAGCTTAG
- a CDS encoding carbohydrate ABC transporter permease: MTLSKQKTCSNTIAFVFLCLLSAIFLIPILLVLLNSFKSRLYISSSPFAMPNSETFVGFENYLNGLSSSGFFISFIRSVWVSIASVLVIIVCTSMASWFIVRVKNKFTKAIYFLFAFSMIVPFQMVMYTMTFIVNRISFDNVFGIVFVYLGFGAGLSVFMFTGFVKAVPLEIEEAAEIDGCNPLQTFFLVVFPILKPTIITVSILNSMWVWNDYLLPYLILGTDHKTVPVAIQIAMQGAYGATDYGGFMAMLVLAIIPIVIFYIASQKYIIKGVISGAVKG; encoded by the coding sequence ATGACACTTTCAAAGCAGAAAACCTGCAGCAACACAATAGCTTTTGTTTTTCTTTGCTTGCTTTCGGCTATATTTTTAATTCCGATTTTGCTTGTTTTGCTCAATTCCTTTAAGTCTCGCCTTTATATTTCAAGTTCGCCGTTTGCAATGCCGAACTCAGAGACTTTCGTTGGCTTTGAAAACTACCTGAACGGACTTTCGTCTTCGGGATTCTTTATTTCGTTTATCCGCTCCGTGTGGGTTTCAATTGCTTCGGTTCTTGTGATTATTGTCTGCACATCAATGGCTTCCTGGTTCATTGTCCGTGTAAAAAATAAATTCACAAAGGCAATTTATTTCCTGTTTGCATTCAGCATGATTGTTCCGTTCCAGATGGTTATGTACACAATGACTTTCATTGTAAACAGAATCAGCTTTGACAACGTTTTTGGAATTGTCTTTGTTTACCTTGGATTCGGAGCCGGACTTTCTGTATTTATGTTTACAGGATTTGTAAAGGCTGTTCCGCTTGAAATTGAGGAAGCTGCTGAAATTGACGGCTGTAATCCTCTTCAGACATTCTTCCTTGTTGTTTTCCCGATTCTAAAGCCTACTATTATTACGGTTTCAATTTTGAATTCGATGTGGGTTTGGAACGACTATTTGCTTCCTTATCTTATTTTAGGAACTGACCACAAAACTGTTCCTGTTGCCATTCAAATTGCAATGCAGGGAGCTTATGGCGCAACTGACTACGGTGGATTCATGGCGATGCTTGTTCTTGCGATTATTCCGATTGTAATTTTCTACATTGCTTCGCAGAAATACATTATAAAAGGCGTAATTTCCGGGGCGGTAAAAGGCTAA
- a CDS encoding ABC transporter substrate-binding protein, with protein sequence MKKFIKVAAAVAMAASSAFMLASCGGKKQLTVRYLNFKPEVAGVYQELADEYEKETGVKVVVETAANNSYEQTLMSKMSTKEAPTLFQINGPRGYANWKSYCADLSNTEIYKHLSDKSLAVTSGKGVYGVPYVVEGYGIIYNKAITDKYFALSNKAVPYSSMEEVNNFAKLKAVADDMQKNAKVLGIDGVFASTSLKAGEDWRWQTHLANLPVYYEFKNNNIDLASDATKKIKFQYGKEFQNILDLYLNDSTVDRKAVGTKTVTDSMSEFALEKCAMVQNGNWAWGQVAGVSGNKVLPENVKYLPIYTGVDGEESQGLCIGTENFYCINAKASAEEQKATADFVYWLYSSDFGKNYVTNKLGFIAPFDTFSDNERPTDPLAVEISKWMSKPGITSVAWNFTLFPSQTFKDNFGASLLRYAQGSKSWNDVAADVVSTWEKESNM encoded by the coding sequence ATGAAAAAATTTATTAAAGTTGCAGCAGCTGTTGCTATGGCGGCATCTTCTGCTTTTATGCTTGCTTCATGCGGTGGAAAAAAACAGCTTACAGTTCGCTACTTGAACTTTAAGCCGGAAGTTGCAGGTGTTTACCAGGAACTTGCAGACGAGTATGAGAAAGAAACTGGTGTAAAAGTTGTTGTTGAGACAGCGGCCAACAATTCCTATGAACAAACTCTTATGTCAAAAATGTCAACAAAAGAAGCTCCAACTCTTTTCCAGATTAACGGACCACGCGGATACGCAAACTGGAAATCATATTGCGCAGATCTTTCAAATACAGAAATCTACAAGCATCTTTCAGACAAATCTTTGGCTGTAACTTCTGGAAAAGGTGTTTACGGTGTTCCTTATGTTGTAGAAGGCTACGGAATCATTTACAACAAGGCTATCACAGACAAATATTTTGCTCTTTCAAACAAGGCAGTTCCATATTCAAGCATGGAAGAAGTAAACAACTTTGCAAAGCTCAAGGCTGTTGCTGATGATATGCAGAAGAACGCAAAAGTTCTTGGAATTGACGGTGTTTTCGCTTCTACATCATTGAAAGCTGGCGAAGACTGGAGATGGCAGACTCACCTTGCAAACCTTCCAGTTTACTATGAATTCAAGAACAACAACATTGACCTTGCTTCTGACGCAACAAAGAAAATCAAGTTCCAGTACGGAAAAGAATTCCAGAACATTCTTGACCTTTACTTGAACGATTCAACTGTTGACCGCAAGGCTGTTGGAACAAAAACAGTTACAGATTCTATGTCTGAATTCGCTCTTGAAAAATGCGCAATGGTTCAGAACGGAAACTGGGCTTGGGGACAGGTTGCCGGCGTTTCAGGAAACAAAGTTCTTCCAGAAAATGTAAAATATCTTCCAATCTACACAGGAGTTGACGGCGAAGAATCACAGGGCTTGTGCATTGGAACAGAAAACTTCTATTGTATCAACGCAAAAGCTTCAGCAGAAGAGCAGAAAGCTACAGCAGATTTCGTTTACTGGCTTTATTCAAGTGACTTTGGAAAGAACTATGTAACAAACAAGCTCGGATTCATTGCTCCGTTTGACACATTCTCTGACAACGAGCGTCCAACAGACCCGCTTGCAGTTGAAATCAGCAAATGGATGAGCAAGCCTGGAATTACTTCTGTTGCCTGGAACTTCACATTGTTCCCTTCACAGACATTCAAGGACAACTTCGGAGCTTCTTTGCTTAGATATGCACAGGGCTCAAAGAGCTGGAACGATGTTGCAGCTGATGTTGTTTCTACATGGGAAAAAGAATCTAATATGTAG
- a CDS encoding glycoside hydrolase family 9 protein: MKKLIFSLLAASALLVSFAFGKPAKNEEPEESEPTSNLIKNGDFSKGKKFWDMFLSNGSADQLVTENGEMEIRIKNPGPYEYAIQPYFDGFSLYKGGVYRYSFDVHSSIERTFEWRLQVNGRDYHAYVGGWDSVGKETKHIEATFTMREPTDFSPRLVLNVGMGKGCPEDMKGHSIFFDNFDLELVDASGITEIVTSTTTSNVNLNQLGYLPSAKKTAVVRSKKSAKISGTFDVIDTKTENVVFSGKLKNAKFNEASGEQTAIADFSKLSAEGTYKIKAGKYGESFEFKIANNIYDGILKSAVRFFYLQRCGTKVQDADFGHPECHTTRAVVYGNVETSYDVTGGWHDAGDYGRYVVPAAKAACDLMLAYEHNKDAFASENILDEIKYELDWMLKMQIPETGAVFHKVSCREFPGEVMPQDEKDRLVLCPVSTAATADFAAAMAMASRVFKDYEESAKYSAAAKKAWEYLEKTPFDGKGFTNPILFTTGAYNDSQDADERFWALAELYKTFGDEKYLELLKAYDPFEIGQDLGWQQVGLYGLYEYLSSDAPKDSFYQKAQKAFLLKANEKLKNVAADSYDVSLSMYEYVWGSNMGAANNGMLFLLADRISPNKKYKEAAKCQIDYLLGKNTTSYCFVTGFGTLSPILPHHRPSQVAKKPMPGMLVGGPDSKLEDPFARANLSDAPYAACYIDSVQSYSCNEVTIYWNSPLVYLISGCLE; this comes from the coding sequence ATGAAAAAACTGATTTTTTCTCTTTTGGCGGCATCGGCTTTGCTTGTTTCGTTTGCTTTTGGAAAACCTGCAAAAAATGAAGAGCCGGAAGAATCTGAGCCGACTTCAAATCTTATAAAAAACGGAGATTTCAGCAAAGGAAAAAAATTCTGGGATATGTTCCTTTCAAATGGAAGCGCGGATCAGCTTGTAACTGAAAACGGAGAAATGGAAATCCGCATAAAAAATCCCGGACCTTATGAATATGCAATTCAGCCTTATTTCGACGGATTTTCGTTGTACAAAGGCGGCGTTTACAGATATTCTTTTGACGTGCATTCTTCTATAGAAAGAACTTTTGAATGGCGGCTTCAGGTGAACGGAAGAGATTACCACGCTTATGTTGGCGGCTGGGATTCCGTGGGAAAAGAAACCAAGCATATTGAAGCCACATTTACAATGCGCGAACCTACAGATTTTTCTCCACGGCTTGTTTTGAATGTCGGAATGGGAAAAGGCTGCCCAGAAGATATGAAAGGACATTCAATTTTCTTTGACAACTTTGACCTTGAGCTTGTTGACGCTTCTGGAATTACTGAAATTGTTACTTCAACAACAACTTCAAATGTCAACTTGAATCAGCTTGGATATTTGCCATCCGCAAAAAAAACTGCCGTTGTCCGCTCAAAGAAAAGCGCGAAAATTTCTGGAACTTTTGACGTTATAGACACAAAAACTGAAAATGTTGTTTTTTCCGGCAAGCTGAAAAATGCGAAGTTCAACGAAGCTTCTGGCGAACAGACTGCAATTGCAGATTTTTCAAAACTTTCCGCGGAAGGAACTTACAAAATCAAGGCTGGAAAATATGGCGAGTCGTTTGAGTTTAAAATTGCAAACAATATTTACGACGGAATTTTAAAAAGCGCAGTAAGATTTTTCTATTTGCAAAGATGCGGAACAAAAGTTCAGGATGCGGATTTTGGACATCCGGAATGCCACACAACGCGTGCAGTTGTATACGGCAATGTTGAAACTTCCTACGATGTAACTGGCGGCTGGCACGATGCCGGCGACTACGGACGCTATGTTGTTCCTGCTGCAAAAGCTGCCTGCGACTTGATGCTTGCCTACGAGCATAACAAAGATGCATTTGCTTCTGAAAACATTCTTGATGAAATAAAGTACGAGCTTGACTGGATGCTTAAAATGCAAATTCCAGAAACCGGGGCTGTGTTCCATAAAGTTTCTTGCAGGGAATTTCCTGGAGAAGTTATGCCGCAGGATGAAAAAGACAGGCTGGTTTTGTGTCCTGTTTCAACTGCTGCTACTGCTGACTTTGCCGCTGCAATGGCGATGGCTTCAAGAGTTTTTAAGGACTACGAGGAAAGCGCAAAATATTCCGCCGCCGCAAAAAAAGCGTGGGAATATCTTGAAAAAACTCCTTTTGACGGAAAAGGCTTTACAAATCCAATTTTGTTTACAACTGGTGCTTACAATGATTCGCAGGATGCCGACGAAAGATTCTGGGCGCTTGCAGAGCTTTATAAAACTTTTGGGGACGAAAAATATCTTGAGCTTTTAAAAGCTTATGATCCATTTGAAATTGGACAGGATCTTGGCTGGCAGCAGGTTGGACTTTACGGACTTTATGAATATCTTTCAAGCGACGCTCCAAAAGATTCGTTTTATCAGAAAGCACAAAAAGCGTTTCTTTTAAAGGCAAATGAAAAACTCAAGAATGTTGCCGCGGATTCTTACGATGTTTCACTTTCGATGTATGAATATGTCTGGGGAAGCAACATGGGAGCTGCAAACAACGGAATGCTTTTCTTGCTGGCGGACAGAATTTCACCAAACAAAAAATACAAGGAAGCCGCAAAGTGCCAGATTGACTATCTGCTTGGAAAAAACACAACTTCATACTGTTTTGTGACTGGATTTGGAACACTTTCGCCGATTCTTCCGCACCACAGACCTTCGCAAGTTGCAAAAAAGCCTATGCCGGGGATGCTTGTGGGCGGACCAGATTCAAAGCTTGAAGATCCTTTTGCGCGTGCAAATCTTTCTGACGCTCCTTATGCCGCCTGCTACATAGACAGCGTGCAGAGCTATTCTTGCAACGAAGTTACAATTTATTGGAATTCGCCGCTTGTATATTTGATTTCAGGCTGCCTGGAGTAA
- a CDS encoding LacI family DNA-binding transcriptional regulator, translating into MTIKDIARECGCAVGTVSRVLNNQAYVSDEMRKKVLEVVNKHDFVLNKNAKELKSRGSKTIVIIVKGTNNMLFYNILELMQKRIEKLPYNASVVILDEYDNKIVGEYSNEAQCALNIYYEKKPLGFVFLGGNPERFSEDFKKIKVPCILITTKPKREGFENLSSVSTDEFQASLYVARYFVKHGHTKIGVIGGDFESSETSKNRYNGFLEGLELAGLDFDFEKSYVTTRYSFEGGASAAEELIKKFPDLTAIFCMSDVMAIGACRKLKQMGYSIPEDISIIGFDGLSIADFYCPRITTVKQSNEDLAIQGLKTFIDCVEKKAPAVHKIIPFEFVEGETVKSIVNK; encoded by the coding sequence ATGACAATCAAGGATATTGCTAGAGAATGTGGCTGCGCCGTTGGAACTGTTTCGCGCGTTTTAAATAATCAGGCTTATGTAAGCGATGAAATGCGCAAAAAAGTTCTGGAAGTTGTAAACAAACATGATTTTGTTCTTAACAAAAATGCAAAGGAGCTTAAATCCCGTGGAAGCAAGACAATTGTGATTATTGTAAAAGGAACAAACAATATGCTTTTTTACAATATTCTTGAGCTTATGCAAAAGCGGATTGAAAAACTTCCATATAATGCAAGCGTTGTTATTCTTGATGAATATGACAATAAGATTGTCGGTGAATACAGCAACGAAGCCCAGTGCGCCTTGAACATTTACTATGAAAAAAAACCGCTCGGCTTTGTCTTTTTAGGCGGAAACCCAGAACGGTTCAGCGAGGACTTTAAAAAAATAAAAGTTCCTTGCATTCTTATTACGACCAAGCCAAAAAGAGAAGGGTTTGAAAATCTTTCAAGTGTAAGCACAGATGAATTTCAGGCTTCGCTTTATGTTGCCCGCTATTTTGTAAAGCACGGACACACAAAAATCGGAGTGATTGGCGGCGACTTTGAAAGCTCTGAAACTTCTAAAAACCGCTACAATGGATTCCTTGAAGGTCTTGAGCTTGCCGGACTTGACTTTGACTTTGAAAAATCTTACGTTACAACCCGCTACAGTTTTGAAGGCGGAGCTTCCGCGGCGGAAGAGCTTATAAAAAAATTCCCTGACTTGACTGCAATTTTCTGTATGTCCGATGTTATGGCAATTGGAGCGTGCCGAAAACTTAAGCAGATGGGCTATTCAATTCCGGAAGATATTTCTATAATCGGATTCGACGGACTTTCCATTGCGGATTTTTATTGTCCTAGAATTACAACTGTAAAGCAGTCGAACGAGGATTTGGCTATACAAGGACTAAAAACTTTTATAGACTGCGTTGAAAAAAAAGCTCCGGCAGTTCATAAGATTATTCCGTTTGAATTTGTCGAAGGCGAAACTGTAAAATCAATTGTAAATAAATAA
- the putP gene encoding sodium/proline symporter PutP, protein MTSQMIAKIIAFALYLGFMVYIGLRNAKKNNSSSDFFLGGRKLGPWVTALSAEASDSSAWLLMGLPGLCYLGGIKETFWTAIGLIAGTYLNWLFVAKPLRRCTIAFGDSITIPEFFTNRFKDKTHLLSLVSVIFIVLFFTIYTASGFVACAKLFNSVFNLPYHAGLVIGLVVILSYTIMGGYFAVCTTDFIQGLLIFVAFVVSSLVAIFALGGPAEAFSKAAEFSEKAMNGEFGAEMLAKFTANKNYSASSIVSALAWGLGYFGMPHIIVRFMGIRSEEELTKARRIGTVWMVISYIGTFIIGTLGTAYLLPKLLSGAAAETVFSETMLKMYPAFIAGIFLCAILAASMSTADSQLLSAASAVSRDFFKGIVKKDADEKSVLNVGRITVFAIAAVAFFLSLNPESSIFGLVSYAWAGFGATFGPLVLLALFWRGMTNKGAIAGLVAGGITVVLWHNMSGGIFNIYEILPGFIICLLVSGVVSLLDRNKDAEMLAEFDNYKALSKK, encoded by the coding sequence ATGACATCACAAATGATTGCAAAAATCATAGCCTTTGCATTGTACCTTGGCTTTATGGTTTACATTGGACTTAGGAACGCAAAGAAAAACAACAGTTCTTCTGACTTCTTTTTGGGCGGAAGAAAACTCGGGCCTTGGGTTACGGCATTAAGCGCAGAAGCCTCTGACTCTTCAGCATGGCTTTTAATGGGACTTCCCGGACTTTGCTATCTTGGAGGAATCAAGGAAACATTCTGGACTGCAATTGGACTTATTGCAGGAACTTACTTGAACTGGCTTTTTGTTGCAAAACCGCTTCGCCGCTGCACAATAGCTTTTGGAGATTCCATAACGATTCCAGAATTTTTTACAAACCGTTTTAAAGACAAGACTCACCTTCTTTCACTTGTTTCTGTTATTTTCATTGTTCTTTTCTTTACTATTTACACAGCTTCAGGATTTGTAGCCTGCGCAAAACTTTTCAATTCTGTATTCAATCTTCCTTATCATGCAGGACTTGTAATCGGACTTGTCGTAATCCTTTCATATACGATTATGGGCGGATACTTTGCGGTCTGCACAACAGATTTTATACAGGGACTTTTGATTTTTGTGGCGTTTGTTGTTTCTTCGCTGGTTGCGATTTTTGCGCTCGGCGGACCTGCGGAAGCGTTTTCAAAGGCAGCGGAATTCAGCGAAAAAGCCATGAACGGAGAATTCGGCGCGGAAATGCTTGCAAAATTCACGGCAAACAAAAACTACAGCGCAAGCTCAATTGTTTCAGCTCTTGCCTGGGGACTTGGATATTTTGGAATGCCTCACATTATTGTTCGCTTTATGGGAATCCGCTCAGAAGAAGAACTTACAAAAGCACGCAGAATCGGAACAGTCTGGATGGTTATTTCGTACATCGGAACTTTTATAATCGGAACTCTTGGAACAGCATATCTTCTGCCAAAACTTCTTTCTGGAGCAGCCGCAGAAACTGTTTTCAGCGAGACAATGCTTAAAATGTATCCGGCATTTATAGCAGGAATTTTCCTTTGCGCGATTCTTGCAGCTTCGATGAGCACAGCAGACAGCCAGCTTCTTTCAGCAGCAAGCGCAGTTAGCCGGGATTTCTTCAAGGGAATTGTAAAAAAAGATGCTGATGAAAAATCAGTTTTAAATGTAGGACGCATAACGGTTTTTGCAATCGCGGCAGTCGCATTTTTCCTTTCGCTGAATCCTGAAAGCTCAATTTTCGGACTTGTAAGCTATGCCTGGGCTGGATTCGGCGCGACATTCGGACCGCTTGTTTTGCTTGCGTTGTTCTGGCGCGGAATGACAAATAAAGGCGCAATCGCAGGACTTGTTGCAGGCGGAATCACGGTTGTTCTTTGGCACAATATGTCCGGCGGAATTTTCAACATTTACGAAATTCTTCCTGGCTTTATAATCTGCCTTTTGGTTTCTGGAGTTGTAAGCCTTCTTGACAGAAATAAAGATGCCGAAATGCTCGCGGAATTCGACAATTACAAAGCATTAAGCAAAAAATAA
- a CDS encoding sugar ABC transporter permease, which yields MKKPLAGYFPIFLLPTLLAFAMFFVIPFLMGIGLSFTDFPTVTDATWVGFANYVKAFTADNEFIHALGFTSLFTVVSIVTVNVFAFSLAVLLTRELKGVAIFRSIFFMPNLIGGIVLGYIWNLLINGVLSHFGMDITFKTQFGFWGLVILTNWQLIGYMMVIYIAGLQNIPNDLIEAAQIDGASPMTVLFKIKIPMVMPSITICTFLTLTNTFKMFDQNLALTAGAPEKTTEMLALNIYNAFYGRNMHWHGVGQAKAVVFFIIVAAIAFIQLKLTNQKEVEQ from the coding sequence ATGAAAAAACCATTGGCGGGGTATTTCCCTATATTTCTTTTGCCCACTTTGCTGGCATTTGCAATGTTTTTCGTGATTCCTTTTTTAATGGGAATCGGACTTTCTTTCACGGACTTTCCTACTGTTACAGATGCTACTTGGGTTGGCTTTGCGAACTATGTCAAGGCTTTTACCGCAGACAATGAATTTATTCACGCCTTGGGATTTACTTCATTATTCACTGTTGTTTCAATTGTAACTGTAAATGTTTTTGCATTCAGTCTTGCGGTTCTTCTTACAAGGGAACTTAAGGGAGTTGCGATTTTCCGCTCGATTTTCTTTATGCCGAACTTAATTGGCGGAATCGTTTTGGGATATATTTGGAATCTTCTTATAAATGGTGTTCTTTCGCATTTTGGAATGGACATAACTTTTAAGACGCAGTTTGGTTTTTGGGGACTTGTAATTCTTACAAACTGGCAGCTTATCGGATACATGATGGTAATTTATATTGCCGGACTTCAGAATATTCCGAATGATTTGATTGAGGCCGCGCAGATTGACGGAGCTTCTCCAATGACTGTTCTTTTTAAGATAAAAATTCCTATGGTAATGCCTTCAATTACAATTTGTACATTCCTTACGCTTACAAACACTTTCAAAATGTTTGACCAGAACTTGGCATTGACAGCTGGCGCTCCAGAAAAAACAACTGAAATGCTCGCTTTGAACATATATAATGCTTTCTACGGACGCAATATGCACTGGCACGGAGTAGGACAGGCTAAGGCTGTTGTTTTCTTTATCATCGTTGCGGCTATTGCATTTATTCAGCTTAAGCTTACAAACCAGAAGGAGGTTGAACAATGA